In the Thermomicrobiales bacterium genome, AGTAGATCTGGCGCACCTGCGGCACGGTCATCTGCTCCGGCCTGGATGGTGATCCGCTCGGCGATCCGTGCATATATTGCTTGGCCAGGCGCGGCGATCCGGGCCGGGCATCGTGGCCGAGAACAGCGCCGTCTGGCGGCCGTCGGGCAGTCTCCTTCAGAATCGCCTCGATATCCTCGATGAAGCCCATGTCGAGCATCTCGTCGGCCTCGTCGAGCACGACAGTGCGCACCTGGTCGAGCTTGAGCGTGCTCGCGGCTGGATGTGGTCGAGCAGGCGGCCGGGCGTGCCGACGACGACGTTCACGCCGCCTGGCGCAGCGCGCGCAGCTGCCGATCGATCGGCTGGCCGCCGTAGACCGGCAGAACGGCGATGATCCCGCTGGTGACTTGCCATAGGCGATGGAACGCCTCGGCCACCTGCACGGCCAGCTCGCGCGTCGGCGTCAGCACCAGCGCCTGCGGGCGCGCGCAGCTCGGGCACCGAGCCGCTCGATGATCGGCAGGCGCGAACGCGCCGGTCTTGCCTGTGCCGGTCTGCGCCTGGGCGATCACGTCACGGCCCTGCATCAGTGGAGGGATCGCCTCGCGCTGTACCGGGGTCGGCTCCTCGAAGCCGATCTCATCGAGCGCCCGCAGGACATCATCGCTCAGTCCCAGTCCCTGAAACCCGCTCGGCATTATCGCCCCCATCGCTGCCTGCATCCGCGGCCACATAGCCACACTAAGAGCATACGTCAGACCACCACCCTAGTCGCGCGCTTTCGGGTACGATGCAGCCCGCAGGCGGCCCATCGTGACGGCCGCATTCGTTGAATACGGGGAGGAAGCAGGATGGCCACGTTCGAACCCGCCAGGCTGGTCAGTGACATGATGAAGCAGTCCGAGCGCCCGGTCATCGGCCCATCGCCGGCCGGCACCATCGGCCTCGGAGCCGGAGACCCCGACTTCCGCACACCGGCGCACGTCCGCCAGGCGATGATCGATGCCGTGAATGAAGGCTACTCGAACTACC is a window encoding:
- a CDS encoding DEAD/DEAH box helicase; the encoded protein is MLDEADEMLDMGFIEDIEAILKETARRPPDGAVLGHDARPGSPRLAKQYMHGSPSGSPSRPEQMTVPQVRQIYYEAGGRDKFEVLARVLDFEMPTSAMVFCRTKSEVDSTGDAGLQRARPIAAETLHGDLTPDACATA
- a CDS encoding DEAD/DEAH box helicase; this translates as MPSGFQGLGLSDDVLRALDEIGFEEPTPVQREAIPPLMQGRDVIAQAQTGTGKTGAFAPADHRAARCPSCARPQALVLTPTRELAVQVAEAFHRLWQVTSGIIAVLPVYGGQPIDRQLRALRQAA